The Cherax quadricarinatus isolate ZL_2023a chromosome 31, ASM3850222v1, whole genome shotgun sequence genome contains a region encoding:
- the LOC128697390 gene encoding zinc finger protein 84: MYTLRISHPALMGCGWFHEKTKYKINMNFHIGEKNYQCSKCLKFFLTKSSLINHLRAHTGEKPYQCLECLKAFSKKCNLINHLRVHTGEKPYRCLECQKAYQHKSSLINHLRVHTGEKPYQCSVCLKTFSLKKSLITHQRFHTGEKCHQCVECRKDFSTKFNLIKHMKLHTGQKPYQCSECPKAFSEKSSLIKHLRVHTGEKPFHCLECLKTFSQKSQLIQHMRVHTGEKPYRCSVCLKAFSGISSLIKHLKAHVGDKPHQCSECQKAFIDKSDLINHQRVHTGEKPYQCSECLKVFSKKSDLNVHLRVHTGDKLYRCSECLKAFTKKSYLIKHVRVHTGEKPYQCSECLKTFSSKSALTKHMRVHTGEKPYQCSKCLKAFSERSSLRKHLKVHLGDKPYQCSVCLKAFIEKSSLTQHLRVHTGEKPYQCSKCVKAFSKKSNLTTHLRIHTGDEPDLDPVLGCRTVEIQ, encoded by the coding sequence gtcaccctgccttgatgggatgcGGCTGGTTTCATgaaaaaacaaaatataaaataaacaTGAACTTTCATATAGGAGAAAAAAATTATCAGTGTTCAAAATGtctgaaattttttttaacaaaatcaTCTCTAATAAATCATTTGAGAGcacatacaggagagaaaccatatcagtgtttggAGTGTCTCAAGGCCTTTTCTAAAAAGTGTAATCTAATTAATCATCTGagagttcatacaggagagaagccaTATCGGTGTTTGGAGTGTCAAAAGGCCTATCAACATAAATCATCTCTAATAAATCATCTGAGAGTTCATACGGGAGAAAAACCATACCAGTGTTCTGTCTGTTTGAAGACTTTCTCATTGAAAAAAAGTCTAATAACGCACCAGAGATTTCATACAGGTGAAAAATGTCACCAATGTGTCGAGTGTCGAAAGGATTTTTCAACAAAATTCAATCTAATAAAACATATGAAACTTCATACTGGacagaaaccatatcagtgctcCGAGTGTCCAAAGGCTTTTTCAGAAAAATCAAGTCTAATAAAACACCTGAGAGTTCATACAGGAGAAAAACCTTTTCATTGTTTAGAGTGTCTAAAGACCTTTTCACAAAAATCACAATTAATacaacacatgagagttcatacaggagagaaaccatatcggTGTTCAGTGTGTCTAAAGGCTTTTTCAGGTATATCAAGTTTAATAAAACACTTGAAAGCTCATGTTGGAGATAAACcacatcagtgttcagaatgtcaaAAGGCCTTTATAGATAAATCAGATCTAATAAATCACCAAAGAGtgcatactggagagaaaccatatcagtgttcagagtgcctAAAGGTCTTCTCAAAAAAATCAGATCTAAATGTTCACTTGAGAGTTCACACAGGTGATAAACTTTATcggtgttcagagtgtctaaaggCTTTTACAAAAAAATCATACCTTATAAAGCACGTCAGAGTTCATACTGGAgaaaaaccatatcaatgttcagagtgtctaaagaCCTTTTCAAGCAAATCAGCACTAACAaaacacatgagagttcatacaggagagaaaccatatcagtgttcaaaaTGTCTAAAAGCATTTTCAGAGAGGTCAAGTTTAAGGAAACACTTAAAAGTTCATTTAGGtgataaaccatatcagtgttcagtgtgtctaaAGGCCTTCATAGAAAAATCAAGTCTAACACAGCACCTGAGagttcatactggagagaaaccttaTCAGTGTTCAAAATGTGTGAAGGCCTTTTCAAAAAAATCTAATTTAACTACACATTTAAGAATTCATACAGGAGATGAACCTGACTTAGATCCAGTGCTGGGCTGCAGGACTGTTGAAATTCAGTAA